The genomic interval ATCCGCACCAGATTGCGGACGGCCGCCCGCATATCGGCTATCTCTCCAACGTAGTAGAGCACTTCCGCCACAACGATCAGATCGAACCGCTCATCAGGCGCAAACTGTTGAACATCGGAGACTGTCCAGTTGATGTGCGGCGGCTCCTTCATTCGTCGACGCGCTCGAGCAATCGCTTGCGGCACGACATCGATCACGGTGAGCCGTTGGCAGTGGGGCGCCAATTTCTCGGTGAATGCGCCAGCAGCGCATCCGACTTCGAGTGCATGTGTGATAGAACCTTCGGCAAGCGACAATCGGAGCATTTGCGCGTAACGCTTCTGCTCGAACGGGTTGCCGTCGAGCCGCCACGGATCGTCTGCGGCCAGCTCCCGATTCAGCAATTGATAATTTTGTGTCAACTCGTCCACCTTGGTAAAGTAACGATCACTCGTCGCTGCAAATGCAGTCAGACGTCACTAAACCTCGAAGAATCGCGCGCGAGGTTTAGCCTTCGAAGCGGCGTCGCATGTGCCGAGAATTCTGCATTGCTTAATTCAGTGACCGGACTTTGGATGGGGGCCTGTTTCCCCGTCTTGTTCGACGAGTTGCCGGCGGAGCCGCGCGACAGCCAGTCGCTATTGCTCAATGTACACAACGCATAGGCTTTCAACGGCAGCAACAGAAAGATGTTGATGAATGTGTGCAGAGAAAAGCCCAGAAATCGAAGTTGGCGGGCCCGAAACGCCACAATGCTGCAGCGAATGCCGGTCATGGCCACAATCATCAGGATCGTCCACCAAGGCGCGGTGCCAGTCAGTGCAAGCTGTGCGAGGCCCGTTAGTACCGATAGCGCAAGAAGCAGCGGCCCGAGATTTTGTCCGACCACGTCCAGCGTCAGAAAGCGATCAAGGCCGGGCAGTAGGCGAAGCCCCAGCAACGTATCCCGGAACGTGCTCCGTGCCCAACGCAGTTGTTGGCGCAGATACGGCCTTAGCCTGTTAGGAACGACTGTAGCCGCGATGGCGTCCGGCACGTACTCAGTTCGAAAGCCTGCCTTCAGCATGAGAATAGTGAGGTGGCGATCCTCGCCGAAGTCGCTCGGCTTGCCGCGAAAATATTGCGACTCGTACTGGTCCAGCAGCATAACGAGCGCAGAGCGGCGATACATGGCACATGGGCCGCAGCAGCACATAACGGCACCGAAGCGACCCTGTGCAGCACGCTCCTCGTTGCAAGCCAGCCAGTACTCCATGTCGATCAACCTGGTCAACCAACTGTCGTCTCGGTTGCTGGCCGTCAACTGCCCCATGGCCGCCCCGACCGCTGGATTTTGCATCTTCGGTACAAGCTTCGAGATGACGTCCGACGCGAGTATCGTGTCTGAGTCGACGTTT from Sinorhizobium terangae carries:
- the nodS gene encoding nodulation methyltransferase NodS; translation: MDELTQNYQLLNRELAADDPWRLDGNPFEQKRYAQMLRLSLAEGSITHALEVGCAAGAFTEKLAPHCQRLTVIDVVPQAIARARRRMKEPPHINWTVSDVQQFAPDERFDLIVVAEVLYYVGEIADMRAAVRNLVRILAPGGHLVFGSARDANCRRWGHAAGAETVIAMLNETLIEVERLECRGESVNEDCLLARFRKPVSGSL
- the nodC gene encoding chitooligosaccharide synthase NodC, with the translated sequence MNLLDTTSTVAISLYALLSTAYKSMQAIYSVPAYDSSASERPAGFDELPSVDVIVPCFNEDPRTLSDCLASIADQVYAGQLRVYVVDDGSGNRDVLRPVHETYARDPRFKIILLPQNVGKRKAQIAAIRRSDGDMVLNVDSDTILASDVISKLVPKMQNPAVGAAMGQLTASNRDDSWLTRLIDMEYWLACNEERAAQGRFGAVMCCCGPCAMYRRSALVMLLDQYESQYFRGKPSDFGEDRHLTILMLKAGFRTEYVPDAIAATVVPNRLRPYLRQQLRWARSTFRDTLLGLRLLPGLDRFLTLDVVGQNLGPLLLALSVLTGLAQLALTGTAPWWTILMIVAMTGIRCSIVAFRARQLRFLGFSLHTFINIFLLLPLKAYALCTLSNSDWLSRGSAGNSSNKTGKQAPIQSPVTELSNAEFSAHATPLRRLNLARDSSRFSDV